A window of Bufo gargarizans isolate SCDJY-AF-19 chromosome 9, ASM1485885v1, whole genome shotgun sequence contains these coding sequences:
- the TNXB gene encoding tenascin-X: MSLLSLSLIIILFGGSLSAPSTAPQLRCPEGEGVRDLLKRLMILEKLVRDIKGQCSSSCCDKVQSGADDPASLKPPPCAQTAEDCPGGCGGDAQGTCVDGQCQCKDGYMGDKCQLQTCPEDCNDQGRCVKGRCICFEGFSGVSCGFKACPNNCHSHGRCEDGACVCESGFTGEDCSIRTCPKNCMNHGNCEGGICVCHSGFSGPDCGKRTCPRNCLNRGRCENGVCVCNQGFFGPDCSSRGCPNNCQSRGDCEDGVCVCDTGFTGPDCSIRTCLNDCNGNGRCEDGVCYCDSGFFGEDCAYKACPEDCNEQGQCISGKCICDPGFVGPDCGIRVCSEECEKRGRCEDGECICNPGFTGPECEIRTCPDDCNNQGRCEDGQCICYSGFTGVDCKSRTCPNKCHNRGQCEDGVCICNSGFSGPDCGSKACPRNCSGNGQCINGKCICNTGFVGPVCGTRTCPAECSRHGRCMRGICVCSPGYTGVDCSIRTCPKNCHDRGRCEGGVCFCESGFTGLDCGTKTCPNNCYDRGHCEDGACICDYGFTGVDCGTRTCPNDCHNRGRCDNGVCICEPGYAGQDCESRTCPNDCHKRGKCEDGKCVCNVGYMGLDCGSRTCPKDCNNQGQCEDGQCVCDSGYTGIDCGARTCPDDCNDHGRCNDGKCVCYTGYTGPYCESRTCPNDCNNRGYCDDGICQCDPGFTDIDCGLKTCLNDCSNQGQCDDGVCACDSGYTGPDCSSRTCPENCHNQGRCDDGKCVCNSGFSGVDCGSRTCPDNCHAHGRCENGICICNPGYTGPDCGSRACPKNCNNNGQCVKGKCVCNPGYSGPVCGTKSCPENCSGQGKCTNGICVCKKGFSGPDCSLEATEVFTITGLRVTLQEESAFTLEWDQPQSAPDSYDIAFTAKKENGVITNTIDGSLTTYHQTGLAPGEEYIINMQPRKGSTLGPETSITAKTKIETPHGLRVVDVTHSSLLLRWEKLQSLPDRYIVILIHPNGKERKLRVPGKGDRIKVTNLDDNTEYRVLLRAEKGQEQSQDAEITGTTAGEERTRLTVEETHVVHGPVEISHEFDTSVNLHPSKQGNQNRPELPRKELQHAREEEESKDTLTDSQKNISVLHTRKNIKTIITTIYETHRIKGSTVDSYHEYENSEYPSKMPENEGSMREEEGLGHENPLDKRDRKPGTKMERWIITKNITHFVPSKTEIHTHFYDGESKVSEDIQTTTSLYTKGHIRGGGRLSDTSSVAKKLLEFESLRSKPVEKPTTVPYSGRKDVLEISKSELTTEPSAESHLESVEIGFEGEEGKDDLTDPTKSRKYFTTTVKVNKIVNISRKKIAGREENNGMHNETVREGHARELPLSTKPRNQGRKWSPQIKAVIENLPEKLSLYNGTFIQRLESYLRATSYPLRGNQTVESVAKAIFLYLVKWKPHNFTDMVYDRLPQKTPGATGNSEPVGGSRLQGTVGDPKTSSETTGDSQVEDGLVRRPDSTRTVSTVPSIETLGRVEAAGDINVPTILTVDKYRHISEETDENLNVIDRTLGSKDKIKSVVEVDSSKASNPPTESTAPQKKVPPSKKGTTPKPKTEDVKRKQTLIERSDLQAGKISSGSSAREYEILRKTVLESSSTNEPPVFHKINTEFITDQITKEYPHSHSKQLQEKTGDSHSSNSRKKDSYKTTTIHEVVKEENVHRVLVGGIIPNSQIPTQETTHAIHETYETEDKSLVINQILGSGEDQGKTGPIQSPIVLNVPSPGSQGRPSIHQRNPTSIVISLEGLGFVWDKAVIIYSPWPPSADATPYQIVVERGVKQVEIGDLVPGTSYRIDLHGMLRGRSSKSYSLVVDTAPLTTTTTPHIEETTRPSYTTTSTKATVRPPGLIAPMGGLQVQDVTSNSVTLIWKARIGIFESFLIRYEDVTDSLGLREITVPGDQREVTLQDLSQNTRYAITLYGVRGGKLSRPLTEEVTTESSPDRGTPPRLSPLSVSEIRTDSFRVTWEPLDGDFDAYVIQYGPPGGPFQEDTLRGDETTFLITGLVAEVNYTVELRGVLGDSYSEPESTFVFTEKPSPPRLESLSLSDVRSDSVHLTWVVSGGDFDSLLIFYRDGEGNPREIELESDLRSFDVKELKPGKKYKFFLYGLTDGKKSKPVTAETSTEKAMPPRLESFSASDVYSVSVRLSWEVTGGEFDTFLLMYRDAEGKMQEVTLDEHQRSTEVENLKPGKRYKFILYGISGGKRSKASIVETTTVPRKVAPSPASLLHARLVKLVVSDVTQETIKLSWTVEGNVPFDFIIVQCRDPDGRIREIEISGEHTSTIVQGLLPASRYECNAYGLRGEKRSMPLSTEVTTARILETQGPPIDSDLYLSPHGPHAIHVSWEAPEGEFDSFIVRYAVQGQEESSNTVTIEGTERTILLSGLQPDTIYTVKLLRILNGKEDSSLQATGKTGPLDLEAPKKLKFTNIEETSAIVSWDPPNPETTTFKVSYQLADGGEPESISVAGTSTQLKRLIPGTQYEVTVVSVRGFEESQPMTDFFTTAGGGPRSLRAHDVTEVSALLRWEAPTGPVDKYLVTYRAENIPLVTVPVSGDRTEFPLTGLHPHTEYFVSVQSSQGSMTSAPTSTSFTTSADTPRDLTATQITARSALLTWKAPDAMPDGYLLTYQTPEGEIKEIRLLPHLSSFTISQLNPLTQYRVQLKALRGRTSSAPISTSFTTVRIRFPYPRDCWEQRMNGEVQNGTSTIYLGGDKGKTLTVFCDMETDGGGWIVFQRRMDGSTDFYREWDDYKNGFGNLTSEFWLGNIALHQISSSGSYELRVDLRSGEEAAYALYDDFRVEAEKENFRLRLGQYRGDAGDSMSYHNNMIFSTRDRDALRRILPCAMSYRGAWWYRNCHYANLNGLYNNNKDHQGVNWKTWKGFEFSIPFTEMKMRPRGVGNRRRF; this comes from the exons ATGACCCCGCCAGCCTGAAGCCTCCTCCCTGTGCCCAGACGGCTGAGGATTGCCCTGGAGGTTGTGGTGGTGATGCTCAGGGCACCTGTGTAGATGGGCAATGCCAGTGCAAAGATGGTTATATGGGGGACAAATGCCAGCTACAAACCTGCCCCGAGGACTGTAATGACCAAGGCCGGTGTGTGAAGGGCCGGTGTATCTGCTTTGAGGGATTCTCTGGTGTGTCTTGTGGTTTTAAAGCTTGTCCCAACAACTGTCACAGTCATGGACGGTGTGAAGACGGAGCATGTGTTTGTGAATCTGGATTCACTGGAGAAGACTGCAGCATTAGAACCTGCCCCAAAAACTGCATGAATCATGGGAATTGTGAAGGGGGCATCTGTGTCTGTCATTCAGGATTTTCTGGTCCAGACTGTGGTAAAAGGACCTGCCCCAGGAACTGTCTAAATAGAGGAAGGTGTGAAAATGGAGTCTGTGTCTGTAACCAAGGTTTCTTTGGGCCAGACTGCAGTTCAAGAGGTTGCCCCAATAATTGCCAAAGCCGTGGTGATTGTGAAGATGGGGTTTGCGTTTGTGATACTGGATTTACAGGTCCAGACTGCAGTATTAGAACTTGTCTTAATGATTGCAATGGCAATGGCAGATGTGAAGATGGGGTTTGCTATTGTGACAGTGGGTTTTTTGGAGAGGACTGCGCGTATAAGGCCTGTCCTGAGGACTGTAATGAACAAGGACAATGCATTTCCGGGAAGTGCATATGTGACCCTGGTTTTGTTGGTCCAGATTGTGGGATCAGAGTCTGCTCTGAAGAGTGTGAGAAACGTGGGCGATGTGAGGACGGGGAATGCATTTGCAATCCAGGGTTCACTGGGCCTGAATGTGAGATCAGGACTTGCCCTGATGACTGTAACAACCAGGGTAGATGTGAAGATGGTCAGTGCATCTGTTATTCTGGATTCACAGGAGTAGATTGCAAATCCAGAACTTGTCCCAACAAATGTCACAATCGGGGTCAGTGTGAAGATGGTGTATGTATCTGTAATTCTGGATTTTCAGGACCAGATTGTGGGTCTAAAGCTTGTCCAAGGAACTGTAGTGGTAACGGACAGTGCATCAATGGCAAGTGTATTTGTAATACTGGCTTTGTTGGTCCAGTCTGTGGGACCAGAACTTGTCCAGCTGAATGCAGTAGACATGGTCGATGTATGAGGGGAATTTGTGTCTGCTCCCCTGGCTACACTGGAGTGGACTGCAGTATTAGAACCTGTCCCAAAAACTGTCACGACAGAGGTCGTTGTGAAGGTGGAGTATGCTTCTGTGAATCTGGGTTTACTGGTCTAGATTGTGGCACTAAAACATGTCCCAATAATTGCTATGACCGGGGCCACTGTGAAGACGGAGCATGCATTTGTGATTATGGGTTTACAGGTGTAGACTGTGGTACTAGAACATGCCCGAATGACTGCCACAATCGGGGTCGATGTGATAATGGAGTCTGTATTTGTGAACCTGGATATGCAGGTCAGGATTGTGAGTCTAGAACATGTCCCAATGATTGTCATAAACGTGGCAAGTGTGAAGATGGGAAATGTGTCTGTAACGTTGGTTATATGGGTCTAGATTGTGGCTCTAGAACTTGTCCCAAAGACTGTAACAACCAAGGTCAGTGTGAAGATGGCCAGTGTGTTTGTGATTCTGGTTACACAGGCATAGACTGTGGAGCTAGGACATGTCCAGATGACTGCAATGATCATGGAAGATGCAATGATGGAAAGTGCGTCTGTTACACGGGATATACTGGACCTTACTGTGAGTCAAGAACTTGTCCCAATGATTGCAACAATCGAGGCTATTGTGATGATGGGATTTGCCAGTGTGATCCTGGATTCACTGATATCGACTGTGGCCTTAAAACCTGTCTCAACGACTGTTCGAACCAAGGCCAATGTGATGATGGAGTGTGTGCTTGTGATTCTGGGTACACTGGTCCAGATTGTAGCTCTAGAACATGTCCAGAGAACTGCCATAACCAAGGAAGGTGTGATGATGGGAAATGTGTCTGCAATTCTGGGTTTTCAGGTGTGGATTGTGGATCTAGAACTTGTCCTGACAACTGTCATGCCCACGGACGCTGTGAAAATGGTATCTGTATCTGTAACCCTGGATATACAGGACCTGATTGTGGCTCCAGAGCTTGCCCCAAAAACTGTAACAATAATGGGCAGTGCGTGAAAGGTAAATGTGTCTGCAATCCTGGTTACAGTGGGCCAGTCTGTGGAACCAAGAGTTGTCCAGAAAACTGCAGTGGACAAGGAAAATGTACAAATGGCATCTGCGTATGTAAGAAGGGCTTCAGTGGTCCTGACTGCTCATTGG AAGCTACAGAAGTGTTTACGATCACAGGTCTTCGTGTGACCTTACAAGAAGAGTCAGCATTCACCTTGGAGTGGGACCAACCCCAATCTGCCCCTGACTCTTATGACATCGCTTTTACAGCCAAG AAGGAAAATGGAGTTATAACCAATACCATCGATGGCTCATTGACCACATATCACCAAACCGGCCTTGCTCCTGGAGAAGAATATATCATCAACATGCAACCACGGAAAGGCTCAACACTAGGGCCCGAAACATCTATAACGGCCAAAACGA AGATTGAGACTCCACATGGTTTGCGTGTGGTTGATGTCACCCATTCTTCTCTACTCCTAAGATGGGAAAAGCTTCAATCTCTTCCCGATCGGTACATTGTGATCCTTATTCACCCCAATGGGAAAGAAAGGAAATTGAGGGTCCCTGGAAAAGGAGATAGGATCAAAGTAACCAACCTGGACGACAACACCGAATACAGAGTCCTTTTGAGAGCTGAGAAAGGACAGGAGCAGAGCCAAGATGCTGAGATCACCGGAACTACAG CTGGAGAAGAACGGACACGTCTGACTGTCGAAGAAACCCACGTAGTGCACGGACCAGTTGAGATCTCTCATGAATTTGATACATCTGTGAATTTACATCCTTCAAAACAGGGAAATCAAAATCGCCCTGAGTTGCCTAGAAAAGAGCTCCAACATgcaagagaagaagaggaaagtaaAGACACACTTACAGATAGCCAAAAAAACATTAGTGTCCTACACACCCGAAAGAATATCAAAACTATTATCACAACTATATATGAAACACACAGGATTAAAGGAAGCACAGTAGATTCCTACCATGAATATGAGAATTCAGAATATCCCTCTAAAATGCCAGAAAATGAAGGAAGCATGAGAGAAGAGGAGGGTTTAGGACACGAAAACCCATTGGACAAGAGAGATCGCAAACCAGGTACCAAGATGGAAAGGTGGATAATTACTAAAAACATCACACATTTTGTACCATCAAAAACTGAAATCCATACCCACTTCTATGATGGAGAATCAAAAGTGTCAGAAGATATACAGACAACCACTAGCCTTTATACTAAAGGGCATATAAGAGGCGGTGGACGGTTGTCAGATACATCCAGTGTTGCCAAGAAGTTGTTGGAGTTTGAGTCCTTGCGCTCCAAACCTGTAGAAAAACCAACCACAGTACCATATTCTGGACGAAAGGATGTGCTGGAAATTTCAAAAAGTGAGCTTACCACAGAACCATCAGCAGAGAGTCATTTAGAGTCTGTAGAGATTGGATTTGAAGGAGAAGAAGGCAAAGATGATCTTACAGACCCAACAAAATCTAGAAAGTATTTTACAACTACAGTCAAGGTAAATAAAATTGTCAATATTTCCAGAAAGAAAATTGCAGGTAGAGAGGAGAATAATGGAATGCACAATGAGACGGTCAGGGAAGGACATGCACGTGAACTGCCACTTTCAACAAAACCTAGGAACCAAGGTAGAAAATGGAGCCCACAAATAAAGGCTGTAATCGAGAACCTGCCAGAAAAGTTATCGTTGTATAATGGGACATTTATTCAGCGTTTAGAAAGCTACCTTCGAGCCACTTCATACCCTCTTCGAGGTAACCAGACAGTTGAATCTGTGGCCAAGGCAATTTTTCTCTACTTGGTTAAATGGAAACCTCATAATTTTACAGATATGGTATATGATCGTCTTCCTCAAAAGACCCCAGGAGCCACTGGCAACTCTGAACCTGTAGGGGGATCTCGATTACAAGGCACTGTAGGGGACCCCAAGACTAGCAGTGAAACAACTGGTGATTCACAGGTTGAAGATGGTTTGGTCAGAAGACCAGATTCCACTAGAACGGTATCCACTGTTCCCAGTATAGAGACTCTTGGAAGGGTTGAAGCAGCTGGGGACATAAATGTTCCAACCATATTAACAGTAGATAAATACAGACACATCTCAGAAGAGACAGATGAAAATTTGAACGTCATTGATAGAACCCTTGGCtcaaaagacaaaataaaaagtGTAGTTGAAGTAGACTCATCAAAAGCTTCCAACCCACCAACAGAAAGTACAGCACCACAAAAGAAAGTACCACCATCAAAAAAGGGCACTACCCCAAAGCCAAAAACAGAAGATGTAAAGAGAAAACAAACATTGATTGAAAGGTCAGACTTACAAGCTGGAAAAATTTCATCAGGTTCCAGTGCTCGAGAATATGAAATTTTGAGAAAAACTGTTTTGGAAAGCAGTAGCACCAATGAACCTCCGGTTTTCCATAAAATTAATACAGAATTTATAACAGATCAAATCACAAAGGAATATCCACATTCTCACAGCAAACAATTACAAGAAAAAACAGGTGATAGTCATTCAAGTAACTCTAGAAAAAAAGACTCTTATAAAACAACAACAATACATGAAGTAGTAAAGGAAGAGAATGTGCACAGAGTGCTGGTAGGTGGGATTATACCAAACAGTCAGATTCCGACCCAAGAAACAACACATGCCATTCACGAGACCTATGAAACTGAAGACAAGTCTTTAGTGATCAATCAAATTCTAGGGTCTGGAGAAGACCAGGGTAAAACTGGCCCCATACAAAGCCCTATTGTTCTAAATGTCCCAAGCCCTGGATCACAAGGAAGACCCAGCATACATCAGAGGAATCCCACTAGCATTGTGATATCATTAGAAGGTCTTGGGTTCGTATGGGACAAGGCAGTCATCATTTATAGTCCATGGCCACCATCTGCTGATGCAACTCCTTATCAAATTGTAGTGGAAAGAGGAGTCAAGCAGGTGGAAATTGGAGATCTAGTCCCAGGAACTAGCTACAGAATTGATCTCCATGGGATGCTGAGGGGCCGCTCATCTAAGTCCTACTCACTGGTGGTTGACACAG CTCCATTAACCACAACCACTACACCGCACATTGAAGAGACCACTCGACCTTCGTATACAACCACCTCAACCAAAG CCACAGTACGACCTCCTGGACTCATTGCTCCAATGGGTGGCCTGCAAGTTCAAGATGTCACAAGTAACAGCGTTACGTTAATATGGAAGGCCAGGATTGGTATCTTTGAGTCCTTCCTAATCCGCTATGAGGATGTGACTGATAGTTTGGGACTAAGAGAGATTACTGTCCCAGGAGACCAAAGAGAGGTGACATTACAGGACCTGAGTCAGAACACCAGATATGCAATAACGCTGTACGGTGTGCGAGGAGGGAAGCTATCACGCCCTCTAACGGAGGAAGTGACTACAG AATCTTCTCCAGATAGAGGAACACCACCCCGCCTTTCCCCCCTTTCTGTGTCTGAAATCCGCACAGATTCCTTCCGTGTGACGTgggaacctctggatggagatttTGATGCCTATGTAATACAGTATGGACCACCTGGAGGACCGTTCCAAGAGGATACCCTAAGAGGGGACGAGACGACATTTCTCATCACGGGGCTGGTTGCTGAGGTTAATTACACGGTGGAGCTTCGGGGGGTTTTGGGAGACAGTTACAGCGAACCAGAGTCAACATTTGTTTTCACAG aaaagcCGAGCCCTCCTCGTCTGGAGTCTCTATCCCTCTCTGACGTCCGCAGTGATTCGGTCCATCTTACCTGGGTGGTCTCAGGTGGAGATTTCGACTCCCTTCTTATATTTTATCGGGATGGAGAAGGAAACCCTAGAGAAATTGAACTAGAAAGCGATTTGAGATCCTTTGATGTGAAGGAACTAAAACCTGGAAAGAAATATAAATTTTTCTTATATGGTTTAACTGATGGAAAGAAGAGTAAACCAGTGACAGCAGAAACCAGCACAG AGAAGGCCATGCCTCCACGCCTGGAGTCCTTCTCAGCTTCTGACGTCTACAGTGTGTCAGTCCGTCTTTCTTGGGAAGTCACTGGTGGAGAATTTGACACGTTTCTCCTTATGTACCGCGATGCCGAAGGAAAAATGCAGGAAGTTACTCTTGATGAGCACCAACGTTCTACAGAGGTTGAAAACTTGAAGCCTGGAAAGAGATATAAGTTTATTCTCTATGGGATTTCAGGAGGAAAGAGAAGCAAAGCATCCATAGTTGAGACCACCACAG TGCCAAGAAAAGTTGCTCCGTCACCTGCTTCTCTCTTGCATGCCCGCCTGGTCAAGCTTGTGGTATCTGATGTGACCCAGGAAACCATAAAGTTATCATGGACAGTGGAAGGAAATGTTCCTTTTGACTTCATTATAGTCCAATGCCGTGATCCTGATGGTAGAATTAGAGAAATTGAGATTTCAGGAGAACACACCAGCACCATTGTCCAAGGTCTGCTTCCAGCTAGCAGATATGAATGCAATGCCTATGGTCTAAGAGGGGAGAAGAGAAGCATGCCCTTATCCACAGAGGTTACGACAG CAAGAATTCTTGAAACACAAGGTCCTCCTATCGACAGTGACCTATACCTATCTCCACATGGTCCACATGCCATTCACGTCTCTTGGGAGGCTCCAGAAGGTGAATTTGATTCCTTTATTGTTCGATATGCTGTCCAAGGTCAAGAAGAGTCTTCCAATACAGTGACAATTGAGGGCACAGAAAGGACCATCCTTTTGTCGGGTTTACAACCAGATACCATCTACACAGTTAAACTGCTCCGCATCCTAAACGGAAAAGAAGATAGTAGTCTTCAAGCTACTGGAAAGACGGGGCCTCTAG ATTTGGAAGCTCCTAAGAAACTTAAATTCACCAACATTGAGGAGACCTCAGCCATTGTTAGTTGGGACCCACCAAATCCTGAAACAACCACATTTAAAGTGTCCTATCAACTGGCCGATGGAG GAGAACCTGAGAGCATTAGTGTCGCTGGAACCAGCACCCAATTGAAACGTCTCATCCCAGGAACCCAATATGAGGTCACTGTGGTGTCCGTGCGGGGATTTGAGGAAAGTCAGCCCATGACAGACTTCTTTACCACAG CTGGAGGTGGTCCTCGCTCTTTGCGGGCCCATGACGTCACAGAAGTGTCAGCTCTCCTGCGCTGGGAAGCTCCTACAGGACCTGTGGACAAATATTTGGTCACTTACAGAGCAGAAAATA TCCCCTTGGTCACTGTACCAGTTTCTGGTGATAGAACCGAGTTCCCTCTGACTGGTTTACATCCTCACACTGAATACTTTGTCAGTGTGCAAAGTTCGCAAGGATCCATGACCAGCGCACCAACGTCCACATCATTCACCACTA GTGCAGACACTCCTCGGGATCTCACAGCTACTCAGATCACGGCTCGCAGTGCACTGCTTACATGGAAAGCTCCAGATGCCATGCCTGATGGGTATCTGTTGACCTATCAAACACCAGAGGGTGAAATTAAG GAGATTCGTCTGTTGCCTCATCTTTCGTCCTTCACGATAAGCCAACTCAATCCTTTGACTCAGTATCGAGTCCAGCTTAAAGCCCTAAGAGGTAGAACAAGCTCTGCTCCCATCTCAACCTCTTTCACCACAG TTCGCATAAGGTTCCCATATCCCCGGGACTGCTGGGAGCAGAGGATGAATGGAGAAGTTCAGAACGGTACTTCTACCATATATCTAGGAGGAGACAAAGGAAAGACGTTGACAGTGTTTTGTGACATGGAGACTGATGGAGGAGGATGGATT GTCTTCCAGAGAAGGATGGATGGGAGCACAGACTTCTACCGGGAGTGGGATGATTATAAGAATGGGTTTGGTAACCTGACCTCTGAGTTCTGGCTGG GTAACATTGCTCTACACCAGATCTCCTCTTCAGGCTCCTATGAGTTACGTGTGGATCTCAGGTCTGGAGAAGAGGCTGCCTATGCCCTGTATGATGATTTCCGTGTGGAGGCTGAAAAAGAGAACTTCAGACTGAGGCTTGGACAATACAGAGGAGATGCAG GAGATTCCATGAGCTATCACAACAATATGATCTTCTCTACACGTGACCGAGACGCTCTGCGGAGAATCCTTCCATGTGCTATGTCATATCGGGGAGCATGGTGGTACAGAAACTGCCACTATGCCAATCTCAATGGCTTATACAACAACAACAAAGACCACCAG GGTGTAAATTGGAAAACGTGGAAAGGTTTTGAGTTCTCCATTCCCTTCACCGAGATGAAAATGCGCCCTCGGGGAGTGGGCAACCGGCGCCGATTTTAG